One Glycine max cultivar Williams 82 chromosome 8, Glycine_max_v4.0, whole genome shotgun sequence genomic window, TTattttaaactcattttttgGTTCTTGATTTTACAAAAGCCATTTACttaatgtcaataaaaaaaaataagataaaaaaatgaaagtagttttttttaataaaagaaaagactaaattaaatctttaattttcaaaaaaatataaaaagtgattaactattaattaacaattaCAATCTTGTTAATCTAAAGATTTTCTCGAAAACGTATCTATtgttaatttagattaaaatgtaACATAAATTTATCTCACTTCAAATAAAGGGTCCACacaaatacctttttttttcacttcaaaAAGGTGAAATTCATCatgaaatttgtttaattatttaaaataattaaaattaaagagagagagagagagagagagaaaatactTGATCAATCATATGGTGATGTACATATAGTGGCGAGCAGTAGCTTACAAACACCATAGATAATTCAGATTAGATCCCAAGCTGCTTGCTAAGAGGGAagctatttcaaaaaataatgaaaccttgtCAAACCAAATGGATCCCACATAATGAACCATGGAAAGCACCACAACAAAATCCATATGGTGCACTTCCTGACACTATTTGTCTTCCCCTTGTGCCGTGTGGCAAGAGTGCAGACAATTAGTTttccatgttaaaaaaaaatcaaataacaagAATTAGGCACCACAATCGAATACCTTTtggcaaaaagaaaaacaaaaaacctaCACCAACATATAGCAAAAGAAGCATTGCCCCCCTCTTGCAAAACACAACCCCTTCATGTCCCCAACAAAcatcaaaaacataatttatgagTAAGTTAGCAAAAAAAAACCTACCAAAACAAACAACTTCTCTAATCTACAATATCAATTCTTATTCAGCTTAGTTTCAAAGTCCTTACTCCTAACTAAACTCACAAGGCACAACCCAAGTTTGTTCACGAAAGAGATAGGTTACAAAAGAGTATTTACATTAACTACTACTTAAACAGATATAAACTAAACCAAGtcaaattaaactaaaccaATTCAAACTAAAACTAACCCTACATTATCAtatttgtacaattttttatttacctaccaaagtaaaaaaaaaacttctaccACTGCAAAATATCTTcccaattattattttcatcaacattattattatcaccGTCAACACCAGAATTGTTTATATAGCTCTTTACTGAGCAAACATCTCCGGCTGCGGGGAAATTCTCCGCCCCGCCCTCACCACCGCGGCTGGTCGTTCCGTAGGTCTCCAAGAACTGAACCCTCCTTCTCATGTCATCCAATTGTCTTTCCATGAACAAAAGTCTCTCCTTCAGCGTCAAATTCTGCTCTTCAAGCTGTGCAATATGGGTATCTTGTTCAGCAACCCTTTTGTCCAAGTTTTTATGTTCTTCACCGGAATTAGGGTACACCATTTCGAACCTGCCGGCGCCGGAATCACAATTTCCTGGCCGGAGCCGAATAAGGCCCTTCATGGAGCCGTAGCCGTTGAATCCCCACTGCTCCTTCGCAGCCTTCTCGTCGAACGTCGCCGGAGACAGAGACGCCGCCGGCAGGATCGCCGGGGATGATGTCGCCGCCTCAGGAGTCGGCGGCGACACCATGCCGCCACAATTCTTCGTCCGGATTATGAACGACGTTGTGTTGCGCGGAGCGAACGGCGGCGTGAGCCGATTGGCGGCACCGCCGCGGCCGAGAATTCGCTTCGGGTGGTTAATCCGGCAACCTTTCGCGCCGGAGCGGATCACCGGCGGACCCGAACCGGTTCGGTAAAAGTCTTTCCTTTTGTTTCCAGTTACCCGACCCGGATGCGGATTGAACGCCGTAGGGTGAGGGAACACCGCCGCGTTTTCCGGCGGGTACGGCGGCCAAACGGCGTAGTTTCGGTTGTTTTGAAAGATCTGAGAGTAAGGCATCATTTCGTGCAGGTCGTTCATGTAAAAAGAAAGTCACTGAAAAAATTTCACAAGAAAATGAGACACAGAAAgtatcaaaacaaagaaaaattaacaaaaaaaaaggtttaaaaaaatcacaaaataataataataataaataaataacctgAAGGTTTCGTTCTTTTTTTGGATTAATTGTCGTTGGCGCGGAGTGAGTGGAAACGGTGTCTGAGAATTCGTGACCGAAAGGGAAAAACTAATTGCTCATTGATGATAaagagggagaaagagagagaggatcAACGGTTGGATTTGGACTTTGTTTAAATGGACGGTAGAGATTTGATTGGGTTGTTCAGATAAGAAGAATCGGGTTCTAAAGGGTTTGGGAAAAGTAGAATCACAATTAGTGTAGTTTGGTATTGCATATTGCAGTGTGTGATTAtcacttttttcttaaattttttataatgccACTGCTATGTTTAAGTATCAATGGATTGGGCAATTTGTAAATTGTAGAAcactattatatatttatatatagccCACTCAAGACTGAAGTAccccatttatttatttattttcttttttacatatACATTGGGAAAAGATGAAGTGTCTTGTGTCTATTGGTTAGTTCTATAAACAGACGATCTTCCTATAAActtgtgattaatttttattttatttgcttcTCTTGTTATGTTCAAAATCTATTTATGTAAATGGCAGAAAACAATTTCCATTTGTGTTTAAAAGGGTGACATACCGTACATTGAATTAAGACAGGATAActatttccttttttgtttatatatatatatataataaatagatTGATTTATAAGGTAGTTAAAATTTGAATGATGATTTCAAACActatctttttaaattattttattaatattttccattttatttttatttttctatcgtATCATGTCACGATCGTATTATTTATGATACATGCATATTTCTCTCTTAATGTTCATCAACATGTTTAAGATTTAG contains:
- the LOC100781082 gene encoding uncharacterized protein, coding for MNDLHEMMPYSQIFQNNRNYAVWPPYPPENAAVFPHPTAFNPHPGRVTGNKRKDFYRTGSGPPVIRSGAKGCRINHPKRILGRGGAANRLTPPFAPRNTTSFIIRTKNCGGMVSPPTPEAATSSPAILPAASLSPATFDEKAAKEQWGFNGYGSMKGLIRLRPGNCDSGAGRFEMVYPNSGEEHKNLDKRVAEQDTHIAQLEEQNLTLKERLLFMERQLDDMRRRVQFLETYGTTSRGGEGGAENFPAAGDVCSVKSYINNSGVDGDNNNVDENNNWEDILQW